From a region of the Pseudoxanthomonas sp. X-1 genome:
- the queA gene encoding tRNA preQ1(34) S-adenosylmethionine ribosyltransferase-isomerase QueA produces MKKSDFHYDLPPELIAQAPLPERSASRLLVVPPGDSPLADLHVRDLPGQLRAGDLLVFNDTRVIPARLFGQKDTGGRVEILIERLLPDNRAHAQIGASKSPKPGGRIALDAGGHCEVLGREGEFYELRFEVGDALDSWLLRAGRMPLPPYITREPGQDDDERYQTVFARELGAVAAPTAGLHFDEALLERLKAQGVQFGHITLHVGAGTFQAMRVDDVREHRMHSEWLNVGAELVQQIRRTRAAGGRVVAVGTTVVRALESATREGQLQPFAGETRIFIFPGYRITSVDALITNFHLPESTLLMLVSAFAGKARILQAYRHAVEQGYRFFSYGDAMLLFPQAQEVPA; encoded by the coding sequence TTGAAGAAGTCCGATTTCCACTACGACCTGCCGCCCGAGCTGATCGCCCAGGCGCCGCTCCCCGAGCGCTCCGCCAGCCGTCTGCTGGTGGTGCCGCCTGGCGATTCGCCGCTGGCCGACCTGCACGTACGCGACCTGCCGGGCCAGCTGCGCGCCGGCGACCTGCTGGTGTTCAACGACACCCGCGTCATTCCGGCGCGGCTGTTCGGACAGAAGGACACCGGCGGGCGGGTCGAGATCCTGATCGAGCGCCTGCTGCCGGACAACCGCGCCCATGCGCAGATCGGCGCCAGCAAGTCGCCCAAGCCGGGCGGCCGCATCGCGCTGGACGCCGGCGGCCACTGCGAGGTGCTGGGCCGCGAGGGCGAGTTCTACGAACTGCGCTTCGAGGTCGGCGACGCGCTGGACAGCTGGCTGCTCAGGGCCGGGCGCATGCCGCTGCCGCCATACATCACCCGTGAGCCGGGGCAGGACGACGACGAGCGCTACCAGACCGTGTTCGCGCGCGAGCTGGGCGCGGTGGCGGCGCCGACCGCGGGCCTGCATTTCGATGAGGCGCTGCTGGAGCGGCTGAAGGCCCAGGGCGTGCAGTTCGGCCACATCACCCTGCACGTGGGCGCCGGCACCTTCCAGGCGATGCGCGTGGACGACGTGCGCGAGCACCGCATGCACAGCGAGTGGCTCAACGTCGGCGCCGAGCTGGTGCAGCAGATCCGCCGCACCCGCGCCGCCGGCGGGCGGGTGGTCGCGGTCGGCACCACGGTCGTGCGCGCGCTGGAAAGCGCCACGCGCGAGGGCCAGCTGCAGCCCTTCGCCGGCGAGACGCGCATCTTCATCTTCCCCGGCTACCGCATCACCAGCGTCGATGCGCTGATCACCAACTTCCATCTGCCCGAGAGCACGCTGCTGATGCTGGTCTCGGCCTTCGCCGGCAAGGCGCGCATCCTGCAGGCCTACCGACATGCGGTGGAGCAGGGCTACCGGTTCTTCTCCTACGGCGACGCCATGCTGCTGTTCCCGCAGGCGCAGGAGGTGCCGGCATGA